A part of Streptomyces sp. DSM 40750 genomic DNA contains:
- a CDS encoding DUF3040 domain-containing protein encodes MPLSEHEQRMLEQMERALYAEDPKFASALEGSGLRTYTRRRVYQAVAGFLVGIALLMAGMVAQQIWVSVVGFLVMLGCAVLAVTGWRKAPKPGEQPTGAAGSAGARRQTRQRRSMMDRIEQRWQRRRDEQGGH; translated from the coding sequence GTGCCGCTCTCAGAGCACGAGCAGCGCATGCTCGAGCAGATGGAGCGAGCGCTGTACGCCGAAGATCCCAAGTTCGCGTCAGCGCTTGAGGGAAGCGGGCTGCGTACGTACACCCGGCGGCGGGTCTACCAGGCGGTCGCGGGCTTTCTGGTGGGTATCGCGCTCCTCATGGCCGGAATGGTCGCACAGCAGATCTGGGTCAGCGTGGTGGGGTTCCTCGTCATGCTGGGCTGCGCGGTGCTCGCCGTCACCGGTTGGCGCAAGGCCCCCAAGCCGGGTGAGCAGCCCACCGGTGCCGCAGGCTCCGCCGGTGCGCGTCGACAGACACGACAGCGCCGCTCCATGATGGACCGAATCGAACAGCGCTGGCAGCGCCGTCGTGACGAGCAGGGCGGCCACTGA
- a CDS encoding SAV_6107 family HEPN domain-containing protein: MASYHAAAANRRRATGPAPSLTGPASDVHPVLRRATAPPAALGLLAQARSGLDEASGLQTPNERYATAHLAALRTAAAVLAARGRPEPTPKRRAKIRSAWEVLPEIAPELAEWSALFASGAARRARAEAGIQGAASARDADDLIRDVAMFLRLVERMLVLQPVLPQPRQDGDPGVPDAG, translated from the coding sequence ATGGCCAGCTACCACGCAGCAGCCGCCAACCGGCGCCGCGCCACCGGCCCTGCCCCCTCACTGACCGGCCCGGCGAGCGACGTGCACCCCGTGCTGCGCCGGGCGACGGCCCCACCCGCCGCCCTCGGCCTGCTCGCCCAGGCGCGCTCCGGACTCGACGAGGCGTCCGGTCTCCAGACGCCCAACGAGCGGTACGCCACCGCCCACCTGGCCGCCCTGCGCACCGCCGCCGCGGTGCTCGCCGCCCGGGGCCGCCCGGAGCCCACCCCGAAGCGCCGCGCCAAGATACGGAGCGCTTGGGAAGTGCTCCCCGAGATAGCGCCCGAACTCGCCGAGTGGAGCGCCCTGTTCGCCTCCGGCGCCGCCCGCCGGGCCCGTGCCGAGGCCGGCATACAGGGCGCGGCGAGCGCGCGTGACGCCGACGACCTCATCCGCGACGTGGCGATGTTCCTGCGCCTCGTCGAGCGGATGCTGGTCCTCCAGCCGGTGCTGCCGCAGCCCAGGCAGGACGGCGACCCGGGAGTCCCGGACGCGGGCTGA
- a CDS encoding methyltransferase — MSDPMRPPVSHHHARTTSLRSDPSRPRASLRTAVVWEVLQDALDRRVKATGRESLDVLDTGGGSGKFAVPVARLGHRVTVVDPSPNALFALERRAAEAGVADRVQGVQGDAHGLFDVVERGGYDAVLCHGVLEYVDDPAEGIGNAVAALRPEGVLSLLAAGLGGAVLARALAGHFKEARQALDDPNGRWGEGDPVPHRFTTEQLTALVEGAGLEVAAVHGVRVFADLVPGVLVDTEPGALDALLKLEAAAAELPAFHSVATQLHVLGETRGTAES; from the coding sequence GTGTCGGACCCGATGCGCCCGCCCGTCTCCCATCACCACGCTCGGACGACGTCGCTGCGTTCCGATCCCTCGCGACCCCGCGCCTCCCTCCGTACCGCCGTGGTCTGGGAGGTCCTCCAGGACGCCCTCGACCGCCGGGTGAAGGCCACGGGACGGGAGTCGCTCGACGTGCTGGACACCGGGGGCGGCAGCGGCAAGTTCGCGGTGCCCGTGGCCCGCCTCGGCCACCGTGTCACCGTCGTCGACCCCAGCCCGAACGCGCTGTTCGCGCTGGAGCGCCGGGCCGCCGAGGCCGGTGTCGCCGACCGTGTGCAGGGCGTCCAGGGCGACGCGCACGGCCTCTTCGACGTCGTCGAGCGCGGCGGCTACGACGCCGTGCTCTGCCACGGCGTCCTGGAGTACGTGGACGACCCCGCCGAGGGCATCGGCAACGCGGTCGCCGCGCTGCGCCCCGAGGGCGTGCTCAGCCTGCTCGCCGCGGGCCTCGGCGGCGCGGTGCTCGCGCGGGCCCTCGCCGGGCACTTCAAGGAGGCCCGGCAGGCGCTGGACGACCCGAACGGACGCTGGGGCGAGGGTGATCCGGTACCCCACCGCTTCACCACCGAGCAGCTCACCGCGCTCGTCGAGGGCGCGGGCCTGGAGGTCGCCGCCGTGCACGGCGTCCGGGTCTTCGCCGACCTGGTACCCGGTGTCCTCGTCGACACCGAACCCGGCGCCCTGGACGCCCTGCTCAAGCTGGAGGCCGCAGCCGCCGAACTGCCCGCCTTCCACTCCGTCGCCACGCAACTTCATGTGCTGGGCGAGACGCGAGGGACCGCCGAGTCCTGA